The Acinetobacter lwoffii genomic sequence AGCGTTTTAACCATATTCAGTCCATGAATACAGCAAGCAACATTTCTGAAATTCAGCGTTATCTGACTCCTGAACTTTATCAGTCAATGTATAACGACATCATGAGCAATCAGGATCAGGATGTTGCCGAGTTTTCAAATCTGAATGCGATGGTCGTCGACTCATCGACTGACAATGGCCAGTATATTGTCAGCGTACGCTTTACAGGTACGGTAAGCGAAGACTTAAACAGCTTGCCGCAACCGTTCGCAGAAATCTGGCATTTCACCAAACCAGCAGGTTCAAATCAGGACTGGGTGGTTGCAGGTATTCAGCAAGACTAATCGTGAATAAATGAAGTTTAGACAGCGGCCTTCGAGCCGCTGTTTTTATTTGTAAGCCTTACATTTTGATCTTTTTTAATTCCCTTCCCCCTCTCTTTTTTAACTTAACTTCCAGTTTTACTTATTTTTCATATAAATAGTTCAACAACCCATATTTAAAATCCAAACAATAATTGTTATCATTATCATTAATTACTTCATAAGTTTGTAAATAGAATTTTCGATGATGAATAGTCCGAATATGCAAGCTATAGCGACTGAAACAGTCACTGCACCGAAACCATCAAGCAAAAATAAAGTCAAAGCAAGTATGCTGGCTTATCGTGGGATGATTTTATATCGCTTTATTCTGGCGGGTGCTGGCGGTTATCTACTGGCTACACTGGCAACGATCGGGATTGCCCAGCTTTTTATCGACAGTGGAAGCAGTGCAGCCATGTCCGCCACCCTGATTGGCTTTAGCTTGAATGCTGCTGCATTTATCTGGGTATTTATGGTGAATAAGACGCTCAAAGCTACGCTCGGGATCGCGATTCCCGGTGTTTTACTCTATATCGCCTATAAGCTTTTAGGAAATTGAGATGAGAGTAGATGCAAAACCCGAAGGTCCACGCCAGTCGATGTCGTGGTTGCATACCTGGGCCAGTCTGATTTTAGGCTGGCTTTTATATGCGATTTTCTTGACCGGAACCTTAAGCTTTTTCCAGAACGAAATTACCGTCTGGATGAAACCGGAATTTCATCAATCAGTTCCACCAAAGACTCAAATCGAACAAACCCGTGTGGCACTGGCTTATCTGCAACAGCACCATCCGGATGCTGGCAGCTGGGCAATCCAGCTTCCTAACTCACGCCAAAATACTACCACCCTGACTATTCGTAGTGCCGGCGAAGATCCGCGTGCCCGTCGTGGCGGTACTCGCGTGACGATTGACAGCGCCACCGGCGAAGTTTTGCAAGCGCGTGAAACACGCGGTGGTTCATTCTTATACCGTTTCCACTTTGAATTGTATGGTTTGCCAAGAATCTGGGCGCGCTGGATGGTCGGCGTTGCGACCCTGCTCATGCTGGTGGCAATCATCAGCGGTGTCATTACCCATAAGAAAATTTTCAAGGATTTTTTTACTTTCCGTCCCGGCAAAGGTCAGCGTTCATGGTTGGATGCACACAATGCTACTGCGGTATTTGCCCTGCCCTTTCACATCATGATTACCTTCAGTGGCTTATTATTATTGCTTTTTACCCTCATGCCCTGGGGCGTAAACCAGATTTATGAAAATCGTGGTGCTTTCCTTCAGGATCAACGTAAGAGTTTGGTTCAAGACAACAGTATTCAGGCTGAATCCCGTGAAAGCCATAGTGAGAGCAAAGAACGTCGACCGCAAGCTGAGAGAGAAAATCGTGGCGAGCGCGGTGAAATGTCTGCACGCAGTGAAGGTCGCCGCTCTCGTGATGAAATGCAAGCTGCACCTCCTGCACCGTTAACCGATCTAGCTCCGATCTTGGCAACAGCCGAAAAAGAATGGAAAAATAATCCGGTGGGTATGATAACTATTATCCAGCCAAATACCGTAAAAGCAGAAATTGAGCTTCGTGCCTTAAACGGAGTCAGCGTAGCTTATCGCAATGTTTATCCGAGCCTTGCTTTTAATGGCGTAACAGGTGAATTAAAGCCAGATCAAACCACACTGAAAATGCCTTCAATCGCAAATGGTATTTATAATGTATTCACCACATTGCATGAAGCACGTGGCGTGAATCTGGCTTTACGCTGGTTATTGTTCATGTCGGGCGTGGTCGGCACCTTGATGATTGCCACCGGCTTGATTCTGTGGTGTGTCAAACGTGCACCACAGCAACAGAAACAAGGCTATAAATCGTTTGGTTATCGTCTTGTGGAAGTCACCAATATCGCTGCCATTATTGGTTTACCTGTTGCCTGTGCTGCCTATTTCTATGCCAACCGTTTTATTCCGGCAGACATGGACATGCGTCTGAACTGGGAAATACGTAGCTTCTTTATTGTATGGTTGCTGACATTGCTGTATGCCATGATTCGCAGTCATCGTCAGGCCTGGCTGGAACTATTACTGCTTGCCACTGCTGCATTCGCATTGTTGCCAATCGTGAATTTCATGACCGGTGGTCAAGCGATCTGGAATAGCATCATGCATGGTCAATGGGTCATTGCTTCTTTTGATTTGGCGATGTGGGTGCTTGCGATCTTGTTCTGGTTTTCATTTAAAAAAGTGAAAAACCATCAAGGCTTGCCCTCTAAAAAAGCCAAGGCTGCTCTCAAGGAGAATCAGGCATGATGTTCTTCTTATTGATTTGGGCTTTAACTTCACTGGGTTTGTTTGCACTTGCAATGTCGATGTCCAAACATCAAAAACAGATTTTTGACACAGAACTCAACCCTAAAAAAACACAACTTGCGACTATTCTGGGTTGGGTATTGCTCATAATTGCCCTGATTCTGTGTCTGTTAACAGGATTTGCCAGCAACATGATCAGTTATTGGCTCGGCAGTTTGACTTTTGCGGCCCTGGTCGTAGCTTTAAGCCTGAGTTATCTGGAAAGTAAAATTAAACTGATTACCTCAATCTGTGCGGTGATTGCCGTCATTTCAGGCATCATTTGTTTAATCTAAAGTTCTAATTTACCCATCCTCATTTGAAAAGCTGATCTTCGGATTGGCTTTTTTAGTTTAAAGCATTAGTCTACGCATAATATTTTTGAGATGTTGATATGACCCAGCGTGTTTCTCCCTCTGCTGCCCTGACCAATCTTGCCTTAGCTGGCAATGCTAAAGCGCAATTTGAATTGGCTGAACTGTATATGCAAAGCGAGCATGATGATGACATCATTCTGGCTGAAGAATGGGCATTAAAAGCAGCCAACGGCGGGTTGGTTGATGCGATGTACTGGTTAGGTGAAGGTTATACCGTTTACGCTAAAGAATTAGCGGAAGAAGATCCGGAAGAATCTAAAGCTCACTTTGAGTTAGCCTATTACTGGTTAAGCAAGGCCAATATCGAGAAGCACCCTGCTGCGACTTTAGAGCTGGCTGGTTTTTACCGTCGTGGTGACGTAATTGAAAAAGATGTAGAGAAATCGATTTCTTTAGTCAAACAGGCTGCGGAATGGGGTGAAGTTCAGGCCATGCGCGATCTTGCTTTTATTTATGGGAACGGTTTAGGTGTTGTCGCTGATGACATACAGGCAGATTACTGGACACAAAAAGCAGATAAGATTGAACAGGAAATAGAATAAATAAAAAGCCCGTCAGATGATGGGCTTTTTTAAACGCATAATCATGACGATAAAATTAAATATCGTGCTTATTCCCCTGTGAGGCGGGAGAATCAAAAAAAGAATAAATAGAAAATATTCGATTTTAATGCCTACAGGCTGACAGGCTTTTGATCAACTAAAAACTCAAAACTTAGAAAACAATTAATATTATCTTTTTTCAACTTGGCTCATTCATAGAATCCAAGTACAATACTGCGCTAGTCGAGGGATGCTGCGACGTTTTACAGGCACTAAATGTAAAATCGCTAGGCTCGACCATCGGTCAGACATTCGTTCTGATCAACAACGGCATCCGCGAACAGAACGATCCAATCTATTTTTTCCTAGGAGATCCTGATGAACGCGGTTACTGCTTCATTTACAGATTATAAAGTTGCTGATATTTCACTTGCTGATTACGGCCGTAAAGAAATCAAACTTGCTGAAGCTGAAATGCCAGCCCTAATGGGTCTGCGTAAACGCTACTCAGCAGCAAAACCGCTTGCAGGCGCGAAAATTCTCGGCTGTATCCACATGACCATTCAAACTGCCGTTTTAATTGAAACGCTGGTTGAATTGGGTGCAGAAGTTCGCTGGACTTCATGTAACATCTTCTCAACTCAAGACCATGCTGCTGCTGCAATCGCTGCTGCGGGCATTCCTGTATTTGCTTGGAAAGGCGAAACTGAAGAAGAATACATGTGGTGTCTTGAACAACAAATCAATGTAAATGGCACGCCTTGGGATGCCAACATGATTCTTGACGATGGCGGTGACTTAACGCTACTTGTTCATGAAAAATATCCAGAAGTGATTGCAAAAATTCACGGTGTAACTGAAGAAACAACGACAGGTGTTCAACGTCTGTACGAAATGCTTCGTGATGGCACTTTAAAAGTTCCTGCAATCAACGTAAACGATTCAGTAACCAAGTCTAAAAACGACAACAAATACGGTTGCCGTCACTCACTGAACGATGCAATCAAACGTGGTACAGATATGCTTTTATCTGGCCGTCGTGCGCTTGTAATCGGTTACGGTGACGTAGGTAAAGGTTCTGCACAATCACTTCGTCAAGAAGGCATGATTGTACGCGTAACTGAAGTTGACCCAATCTGTGCAATGCAAGCATGCATGGACGGTTATGAAGTTGCATCTCCATACAAAAATGGCGTGCAAACTGGCAAGAAAGAAGACATCAATGTTGACCTTCTTCAAAACACTGACCTTATCGTAACTACAACAGGTAACTACCACGTATGTGACGCTGCAATGCTTGATTCATTAAAAGCTGGCGCAGTTGTTTGTAACATCGGTCACTTTGATACTGAAATTGATACAGCTTACCTACGTGGCTACAAGTGGGTTGAAGTTAAACCTCAAGTACACCAGGTGTATCGTTCAGAAAATGAAAATGATTACCTGATCCTTCTTTCTGAAGGCCGTTTGGTGAACCTTGGTAATGCGACTGGTCACCCATCACGTATTATGGATGGTTCATTTGCCAACCAGGTATTGGGTCAAATGCATTTATTCGCTGAGAAATTTGCTGATCTTCCAGAATCTGAAAAAGCTGCACAAATTCGTGTAGAACTTCTTCCTAAGAAATTAGATGAAGAAGTTGCTGCTGCGATGGTTGCTGGTTTCGGTGGTGTCTTGACTCAATTGACTCAAGAACAAGCGGATTACTTAGGCATTCAAGTTGAAGGTCCATTCAAGTCTGATGCTTATAAATACTAATTAAACTCCACCCTCTCCCTAACCCTCTCCCATAGGGAGAGGGAACATTCATTACCAAATGTATGTCATCGAGGGTAAATCCTCTCCTGAGCGTGCTTAAAGCACTGCTTTGAAGCTCAGCGCAAGAGAGGATTTAGGAGAGGTAAAACTAATTAAAAAGTATTTATAAAAAGGATTTGAACATGTCTAAACAGATTCCAATTTCATTTGAATTCTTCCCGACCAAAACTGATTTAGGTGCGGAAAAACTCAAAGTTGTGCATCAAGAGCTACAACTCTTAAATCCAGAGTTCTTCTCTGTGACCTATGGTGCTGGTGGTTCCACTCGTGAACGCACCCTGTCTACTATCAATGACTTTAATGGCAAAGGCGCACCTGTTGCCCCTCACTTGTCTTGTATTGGCGATGACAAAGCACGTATTGCTGAACTTCTAGACCTGTACAAATCTCAAGGCATTAACCGTATTGTTGCCCTGCGTGGTGACTTGCCTTCAGGCCAAGTAGGTTTGGGCGAATTACCTTATGCAGCTGATCTGGTTCGCTTTATCCGCGAACATTCAGGCGATCATTTTAAGATTGAAGTCGCAGCTTATCCGGAAATGCATCCTCAGGCTGAAAGCTTTGACAAAGACATTCAGCACTTTGTTGATAAAGTCAATACAGGTGCCAATGCTGCTTTAACTCAGTTCTTCTTCAATCCAGATGCTTATTTCTATTTTGTAGATCGTATCCAGAAAGCAGGAATCGATATTCCAGTTGCGCCAGGCATCATGCCAATTACCAATGCCAGCAACCTGATTCGCTTTGCTGATGGTACCGGCGCTGAGATTCCACGCTGGATTCGCAAGCAACTGGCAACCTATGGTGACGATACTGCTAGCATTAAAGCCTTTGGCCATGAAGTTGTGGTTAAATTCTGTGAGCGTCTGCTTGCAGGTGGTGCACCAAGTTTGCATTTTTACACCATGAATACTACTGACCCGACCCGTCAGCTGGTCACCGATCTTGGTTTAGCTTAAGCCCTTTATTTCACCGATTTTTTGAGTAGAACGATCAATGCCACGTTTTTATATAGATGCTGATTTAACTGTTGATGTCAGCCTTGAGCTTACGGAAACTGTATTTCATCATTGGGTAAAGGTTTTACGCGCGCAAGTCGGTGAAAGCGCGACCCTGTTCAATGGACAGGGTGGCGAATATGACGTGACTTTAACCGAGGTTGCTAAAAAATCAGCCACCGTCTCGGTCAATGCATTTAATCCTGCCAATCGCACACCAAAGTTCCAGGCTTTGCTCGGTCAGGTGATGAGTAAAGGCGACCGTATGGATTATGCGATTCAGAAAGCAGTCGAACTGGGCGTTTCCGAAATTCAGCTGCTGACTTCGGATCGTTGTGAAATGCGTTTAAAGTATGATCGCGACCAGAAAAAGCTGGATCACTGGCAAAGCATTGCTATTGCGGCTTGTGAACAATGTGGTCTAAACATTGTGCCTGAAATTTTAGCGCCCATGTCACTTGAAAAATGGCTGGATACTGAACTTCCGAACACCAAACTGGTTTTAGCACCCAATAAAGATGAAACAGATGTACTGGCAGATGCGACTTTAGATCTTGCCCTGCTGATTGGCCCCGAAGGTGGCTTGAGTGAGGCAGAAATTAGTGCCGCAAACCAGAAAGGTTTTCTCAACTGGTGTATCGGCGAGCGTGTCCTGCGTACCGAAACTGCTCCTGTTGTTGCCCTGTCAATTTTGAATTATGTGCTTTAGTTCATCGGATGGGTAAAAATTTGTCTTTAATTTTGTTGATTTTTACTTTTAAGACATCTAATCTCGACTAAAGAATAATAAATACTTATTAATTGATTTCACACATTTCCTGGGGTTTTTATAACAACAATGCACAAGGACGAAAACCGTTTAGGATGAATACAGGCATTGAATCACATGGTTGATAATCAGGACGACTATATTCAGCAGCATTTGCATGATGCTCAAATTGCGAATACGCTTCGCCATAGTCGCTATTTTTTGCTCAGTATCATGTTGATTTGCCTCTATATTTTTTGTATTTATCACATTCAATATAGTCCTTCTAATACGTATTTTAATACCTGGTTTATTCTGACAGAACTTCTGGTCAGCATGTGCTGGCTGGTGAATACGCTGTATTTCAAACCCGAACAATATAATCAGAAAAGCGCGCACCGCTGGTTACAGATGCAGAGCCTTGCAGTCGGAAGCTGTATCGCGGCCGGTATTTATACAATTTATTACTATTTGCCGCAGGCCAATCCTGTATTTGAAGATATTGAAGCACTGACCTTGTCTGCCTTGTTGCTGATTGTAAGCCAAGCATTTGGCCTGACCTACCTGACCCAGAAACTGAGCTATTTTTGTCTGGTCTTTTTGCCGTCCTTATTCCCTTTTTTACTGTCGCAGCTTGACCATGTCGGTCATTCCAATCCCTTTTTTGGTCTGGCCTTAAACTTTGCGCTCATAGTGATTCTGCTGTGCGCGACAAGTAGTTATCGAATTCACAGCCGCACCTCACGTCTGTATGCGGAAAATGATATTTTGGTGAAAAATGCAGAACAGCAAGTGCATTGGACTGATGAACTGTGCCAGCAACTCAAAACTGAAGTCAATAAATCCAAAGATATTGAACAGCAATTACAGCTCAGTAACCAATTGCTGGAGCAAAAAGTACGGGAACGTACCTATGATATTGAACAGATCAATCATGACCTGAAGAATCAGCAGCAGAATCTAAAACTTGCACATGAAATTGCCGGTATTCGGCCATGGGACTGGAATATTCAAGAGCGCAGCATCACCTTAACCAATCATAAAGACGAAAAGATTCTGCGCGATTCCAAAGATCATCATCTGCAATTACAGTATCTGATTCACCCTGAAGATCTGGCCTATTTTAAGCGCAATATGAAGCAGCATCTGCGTGGCCAGATTGAACGCTATGATGCCACTTACCGGATCAAGCTCAGTGAAGGTGGCTGGAGTTGGGTACATGATATTGGCCGGGTGATCAGTCGTGATCCTAAAAATAAAAAACCCTTGCGTATGGTGGGCATCCGTCGTGATATCCAGCAGGAACGTCTGTCTCAAGAACGTTTAAAGCTGGTGGCCAGTGTACTGGAACAGGCTGCGGAAGGGATTTTCATTCTGAATCCTGAATTAGATTATATCGATGTCAATCCTCACTACGAATACTTGAGCGGTTTTGAGCGTGACGAGATTATCGGTAAATCCTTATTTGATATTGCAGTGCAAAATAAATCCCAGCAACGTACTTTTCAGGCCAATATTGTCAAACAGATTCAAAAGATTGGCTCTTATGATGGAGAGGTTTATGCAAAATTTCTGTCTGGTAAAGAGTCGACCTTATGGCTGCATATTAATGCCGTGACTGATGATGAAGGCAGGATTACTCATTATATTGGTATCGTATCAGATCTGACTGAACGTAAATTACAGGAACAGCGCCTGTCCTATCTGGAAAATTATGACACGCTGACTGACTTACCGAACCGCTTTTATTATAATTATCAGCTGCATCAATATCTAGTTTCGCAAAAAGACTCGATTAAAGAGATGGCTGTGATTCGGCTTAACATCGACCGTTTCCGGCCATTAAATGAATACCTGTCCAATAACGGCGGTGATGAACTTTTACGCCAGGTGGCGCAGCGGCTGCGGATGACCAATGCAGAAGCGCTATTTGTGGCACATCTAAATGGTGATGATTTTGCGATTCTCTATGAAATCTCACATATTCGCCCTTCAGTTCAACACCATTGTGAACGCATCGCTCAGGCCTTTAGCAGACCATTCAATATTTACGGTCAGGATCATGTGATTACCCTGTCCATGGGCGTGGCATTCTATCCTGATCATGGCCGTCAGCTGGATTATTTAAATAATTGCGCCGAACAGGCATTGAACGAAGCCAAAAATCTTGGCGGCAATACTATTTACTTTTATTCCAGTGAAAATCATTCATTACAGAACAAAGGGGTTTTTCTGGAACGGGATCTGCGTAAAGCGATCCAGAATAATGAACTGGTGGTGTATTATCAGCCAAAAATCAATTTCAGCGATCAAAGCATTTATGGCTTTGAAGCGCTGATTCGCTGGAACCATCCAGAAAAAGGTATTATTGCACCAGGGCTGTTTATCCCCTTAGCGGAACAGACCAGCCTGATTTCAGACATTGGCCGCCTAGTGATCCAGCAGGCCGCTAAACAGATTCGCCAATGGAATGATCTGGGCTTTAATCATATTTGTGTATCAGTCAATATCGTGGCGCAGCAATTGCGTCGTGGTCAATTACTTGATGATCTGGACCAAGCCATTGCAGACAACCAGATTTCTGGCGCCAGCCTGGAGCTGGAAATTACCGAATCTTCTTTAATTGAAAATTCGGAAGCGGTCAAAAACCTGCTGAATGAAATTAAACAGCGACATATTCATATTGCCCTAGATGATTTCGGTACAGGTTATTCTTCTCTCTCCTATCTTGCTGATTTTCCGATTGATACCTTAAAAATTGATCGCAGTTTTGTTTGCAAGATTGGGGAAAATAAGCAGGCAGCCATTGTCAGTGCCATGGTGGCCATGGGTAAAGCCATGGGCATGACCGTGGTCGCGGAAGGCATCGAGACTGAAGAGCAGCTAGAATATCTACGTGATTTAGACTGTGATATTGCCCAAGGCTACTTATTTTCCAAACCGCTTCCTGAGCAGGATGCAACCGCTTATTTAGTGCGAGACAAGACGCATCAGACTTATATACCCCAAGTCTAAGTCCATACCCCACCACAATAAGTTTGTTGGAAAAACGGCCGTCTTTGTCTGTCCGAACTGGCTAACAAATGGTATATTCAGGAACATAAATAAATTCTTTGCCCGCTGACCGGGTAATCTTTACAACGATCGAGAGACTGATGGACGAACAATCTTTAAAGCAACAGGCCCTTTACTATCACGAGTTTCCTACCCCGGGGAAAATCAGCGTTACACCAAGCAAACAATTGGTCAACCAACGTGACTTGGCCCTTGCTTACTCGCCTGGCGTAGCTGCACCATGTCTTGAGATTGAACGCGATCCTTCAACTGCTGCATTGTATACGGCTCGTGGCAACCTGGTTGCTGTAGTGACCAACGGTACTGCCGTGCTTGGCTTGGGTAATATTGGTCCTTTGGCTTCTAAACCAGTGATGGAAGGTAAAGGCGTATTATTCAAAAAATTCGCTGGCGTTGATGTATTCGATATCGAAATTGCTGAAAATGATCCAGACAAAATTGTGGATATTGTAGCTGCATTAGAACCGACTTTTGGCGGGATTAACCTTGAAGATATCAAGGCGCCAGAGTGTTTCTATATCGAGCAAAAATTGCGTGAACGCATGAATATTCCAGTATTCCATGATGATCAGCACGGTACTTCGATTATTGTCGGTTCTGCGCTCCTCAACGCGTTACAAATCAACGGTAAAAAAATTGAAGACATCAAGATCGTGGCTTCAGGCGCGGGTGCTGCTGCACTGTCTTGTTTAAATCTGCTTTGCGCTCTGGGTGCTAAAAAAGAGAACATCATCGTTGCCGATTCACGCGGTCTGCTGACTACACATCGCGAAGGCCTGGATGAATCTAAGAAAGCCTA encodes the following:
- a CDS encoding PepSY-associated TM helix domain-containing protein — translated: MRVDAKPEGPRQSMSWLHTWASLILGWLLYAIFLTGTLSFFQNEITVWMKPEFHQSVPPKTQIEQTRVALAYLQQHHPDAGSWAIQLPNSRQNTTTLTIRSAGEDPRARRGGTRVTIDSATGEVLQARETRGGSFLYRFHFELYGLPRIWARWMVGVATLLMLVAIISGVITHKKIFKDFFTFRPGKGQRSWLDAHNATAVFALPFHIMITFSGLLLLLFTLMPWGVNQIYENRGAFLQDQRKSLVQDNSIQAESRESHSESKERRPQAERENRGERGEMSARSEGRRSRDEMQAAPPAPLTDLAPILATAEKEWKNNPVGMITIIQPNTVKAEIELRALNGVSVAYRNVYPSLAFNGVTGELKPDQTTLKMPSIANGIYNVFTTLHEARGVNLALRWLLFMSGVVGTLMIATGLILWCVKRAPQQQKQGYKSFGYRLVEVTNIAAIIGLPVACAAYFYANRFIPADMDMRLNWEIRSFFIVWLLTLLYAMIRSHRQAWLELLLLATAAFALLPIVNFMTGGQAIWNSIMHGQWVIASFDLAMWVLAILFWFSFKKVKNHQGLPSKKAKAALKENQA
- a CDS encoding DUF3325 domain-containing protein — protein: MMFFLLIWALTSLGLFALAMSMSKHQKQIFDTELNPKKTQLATILGWVLLIIALILCLLTGFASNMISYWLGSLTFAALVVALSLSYLESKIKLITSICAVIAVISGIICLI
- a CDS encoding tetratricopeptide repeat protein; translated protein: MTQRVSPSAALTNLALAGNAKAQFELAELYMQSEHDDDIILAEEWALKAANGGLVDAMYWLGEGYTVYAKELAEEDPEESKAHFELAYYWLSKANIEKHPAATLELAGFYRRGDVIEKDVEKSISLVKQAAEWGEVQAMRDLAFIYGNGLGVVADDIQADYWTQKADKIEQEIE
- the ahcY gene encoding adenosylhomocysteinase, producing MNAVTASFTDYKVADISLADYGRKEIKLAEAEMPALMGLRKRYSAAKPLAGAKILGCIHMTIQTAVLIETLVELGAEVRWTSCNIFSTQDHAAAAIAAAGIPVFAWKGETEEEYMWCLEQQINVNGTPWDANMILDDGGDLTLLVHEKYPEVIAKIHGVTEETTTGVQRLYEMLRDGTLKVPAINVNDSVTKSKNDNKYGCRHSLNDAIKRGTDMLLSGRRALVIGYGDVGKGSAQSLRQEGMIVRVTEVDPICAMQACMDGYEVASPYKNGVQTGKKEDINVDLLQNTDLIVTTTGNYHVCDAAMLDSLKAGAVVCNIGHFDTEIDTAYLRGYKWVEVKPQVHQVYRSENENDYLILLSEGRLVNLGNATGHPSRIMDGSFANQVLGQMHLFAEKFADLPESEKAAQIRVELLPKKLDEEVAAAMVAGFGGVLTQLTQEQADYLGIQVEGPFKSDAYKY
- the metF gene encoding methylenetetrahydrofolate reductase [NAD(P)H]; this encodes MSKQIPISFEFFPTKTDLGAEKLKVVHQELQLLNPEFFSVTYGAGGSTRERTLSTINDFNGKGAPVAPHLSCIGDDKARIAELLDLYKSQGINRIVALRGDLPSGQVGLGELPYAADLVRFIREHSGDHFKIEVAAYPEMHPQAESFDKDIQHFVDKVNTGANAALTQFFFNPDAYFYFVDRIQKAGIDIPVAPGIMPITNASNLIRFADGTGAEIPRWIRKQLATYGDDTASIKAFGHEVVVKFCERLLAGGAPSLHFYTMNTTDPTRQLVTDLGLA
- a CDS encoding 16S rRNA (uracil(1498)-N(3))-methyltransferase, with protein sequence MPRFYIDADLTVDVSLELTETVFHHWVKVLRAQVGESATLFNGQGGEYDVTLTEVAKKSATVSVNAFNPANRTPKFQALLGQVMSKGDRMDYAIQKAVELGVSEIQLLTSDRCEMRLKYDRDQKKLDHWQSIAIAACEQCGLNIVPEILAPMSLEKWLDTELPNTKLVLAPNKDETDVLADATLDLALLIGPEGGLSEAEISAANQKGFLNWCIGERVLRTETAPVVALSILNYVL
- a CDS encoding putative bifunctional diguanylate cyclase/phosphodiesterase translates to MVDNQDDYIQQHLHDAQIANTLRHSRYFLLSIMLICLYIFCIYHIQYSPSNTYFNTWFILTELLVSMCWLVNTLYFKPEQYNQKSAHRWLQMQSLAVGSCIAAGIYTIYYYLPQANPVFEDIEALTLSALLLIVSQAFGLTYLTQKLSYFCLVFLPSLFPFLLSQLDHVGHSNPFFGLALNFALIVILLCATSSYRIHSRTSRLYAENDILVKNAEQQVHWTDELCQQLKTEVNKSKDIEQQLQLSNQLLEQKVRERTYDIEQINHDLKNQQQNLKLAHEIAGIRPWDWNIQERSITLTNHKDEKILRDSKDHHLQLQYLIHPEDLAYFKRNMKQHLRGQIERYDATYRIKLSEGGWSWVHDIGRVISRDPKNKKPLRMVGIRRDIQQERLSQERLKLVASVLEQAAEGIFILNPELDYIDVNPHYEYLSGFERDEIIGKSLFDIAVQNKSQQRTFQANIVKQIQKIGSYDGEVYAKFLSGKESTLWLHINAVTDDEGRITHYIGIVSDLTERKLQEQRLSYLENYDTLTDLPNRFYYNYQLHQYLVSQKDSIKEMAVIRLNIDRFRPLNEYLSNNGGDELLRQVAQRLRMTNAEALFVAHLNGDDFAILYEISHIRPSVQHHCERIAQAFSRPFNIYGQDHVITLSMGVAFYPDHGRQLDYLNNCAEQALNEAKNLGGNTIYFYSSENHSLQNKGVFLERDLRKAIQNNELVVYYQPKINFSDQSIYGFEALIRWNHPEKGIIAPGLFIPLAEQTSLISDIGRLVIQQAAKQIRQWNDLGFNHICVSVNIVAQQLRRGQLLDDLDQAIADNQISGASLELEITESSLIENSEAVKNLLNEIKQRHIHIALDDFGTGYSSLSYLADFPIDTLKIDRSFVCKIGENKQAAIVSAMVAMGKAMGMTVVAEGIETEEQLEYLRDLDCDIAQGYLFSKPLPEQDATAYLVRDKTHQTYIPQV